GAAAAATATCAAATATAATCCTATGAATGAATTAATTAGGAATATTGAATGCATTTAATTTAAGAAAAAGCTGATAAATAAAGATAATAGAATAAATGATTCCACAAGTCCCATTGTTTGTATGTCGATGCACGCCAATGTTTTATAAGAGTTTTATACTGAGGGGGCACCCCTCTAATATGAGGGGCAATTTAACATAGGCCTTGGTGTCTGATGTGGGTTTGGTAAGAGCGTGTGAGAAGTAAACCGAGGATTAATAAATCCTTAAAGGATTATAAATCTTCAATACACATCCACCTTCATAACTTCTCTTAAAACTGCAGTTGCGTAACAACCCTTGGGAATGGAAAAACTCACCAGAACACCCTCATCAGTTGATTCAGCAGAAACATCCCATATTTTAAAGCGCATGGCCCTGCGTATACCATGACTACCCAGTTTAGGCATCTGGGGCACGGTAAAGTCCTCAAGTTTCAATTTCTCCCCATCCAATATCTTCTGCTCCATTTCTCCCAGTTTACCACCGGCCAGTGGCACTTTACTACCGTAGAGTGGCGATGATGGATGGGCCTGGAAGTTTTTAATTTCATTATCAATTTCTTCTTCTGAAAATTCGTGGATCAGATGTTCTTCATTATCAATTAAAATATCTCCCTTCACGTACTGGTCAATACCAAGCTTGGTACGTTCACTAACCGCTCTGTTGAAAAGATATGACTGGTATGCATGGACAAGCATCCTGCTCAGGGGTTTGGGGATGCTTCTAAGTGCCAAAATATAGGATTTCTCCGTTAATTCGCCCCTTTTTTTCATCTCCTTGATTAGGGCACGTAACATCATCTTCTCGTATCTCATCCCACTGGGCATTGACTCCAGAGACTCCTCCAGTTCCCCTTCATCATAAAATCGACGGGCCTCCTGGATGTGTTTTGGCTCAGTATCGTAAGGGTGTCCAATGTAACGGTCCACCGCCTCCTTTACACCCCCCATGATTAATGCTTTACCCACCAGGTGGGTGTTGGGACGGTCCTTACCAAAACGCTGGTATCCATAATAGTTAGGCACTCCCCTCTCCTTTAACTGGTTAAGTATTTCCTGAGCTTCCTGAGCAGCTGCCCCAGGATCCTCAACATCTCTTACCATTAAACGGAACTTGTTCCCCACCAGTTGCCCCATTCGAAGTTTCTTCTGATTGGGAATTATGTCAATAATTTTAACATTATGGAGCTTTTCTCCCAGCCCCTGGAGTTCTTCAGGGGTTTTGTTACTTACGCATATCCACTGTCTGGTGACTGCCTTTTTATCCTTCATTCCTGCAAAGCCCATTTGCTTTCGGTTTATTTTAAGTTCACGGGCAATGTCTAAAAGCACATCCAGAGTGGTCCTACTATTTTTCTCAATCCAAAGCCAGGTGTTTGGCCCTTCACCACTGGGATTACTTTCCGGGATTTCCTCCACATAGAAATCCTCATTTTTGGTTCTGATCTGCCCCCCTATCCCTTTTTGAGGGGTGAGATATGTTTCTGCATTTAACATGATGCTCTCCATTTGACTATAAATTTGATGTTTTCCTTACTTGGGATGTGTCCTAATTTGGTAAAGATAAGATTATGTAAAAAAAATGTTTCAATGTATTTTATATTGGGAATGGATTAACTAATAGATAACGGATTTTTACAATTAAAAAATAAATTCTTCCATATGAGGGAAAGTTGAAAGAGGAGGGAGTGATCATTATGAGTACGGTGAAAATAATGCCCTGTCTGGATATGAAGGACGGTAGGGTGGTTAAGGGTGTTCATTTTGTGGATTTGAAGGATGCTGGTGATCCAGCTGAAAACGCAGCATTATATCAGGAAGAGGGGGCAGATGAACTAGCCATGCTAGACATTGCCGCCACACTGGAGAACCGTAAAACCCGTCTGGAGTGGGTGGAAAAGGTTTCAGGAGTTATTGACATGCCCCTTACAGTGGGTGGTGGAATTTCCAGTTTGGAAGATATTGATCTCACCCTGAAGGCTGGGGCAGATAAGGTGTCCATGAACAGTGCTGCTGTTCAAAACCCGGAAATGGTAAAGGAAGCTGCCCTAGAATATGGGAAGGAACGGATCACCGTGGCGGTTGACGGATGCCGCAACAGTGCCATGACCTCGGGATTTGAGGTGGTGGTGGCTGGGGGAACTAAAACAACCGGTATTGATGCTGTAAGCTGGGCTACGCAGTGCCAGGAACTGGGTGCCGGAGTTATTCTCCCCACAAGTATGGATGGTGATGGAACTCAGGATGGTTACGACCTTGAATTCACTAAAGCAATCTCAGATGCAGTTTATCTACCAGTTATTGCATCTGGTGGTGCAGGTAAGCTTTCAGACTTTAAAGATGCAGTTTTGAATGGTGGTGCATCCATATTACTGGCAGCTTCAGTTTTCCACTACCGTTTATTGAGTGTTGGAGAGGTTAAAGAATATTTAAATGAGAATGGGATTAATGTCTACCTTTAATACTTTAAGATTTTATCGAAGACTTATCATCCTTTTTGACATATTGAAAATATAGACCGCCTATCCTTGATTTACATACATTTAATGTATTCTTTACCATTGCATTGCGGTAAATTAACTTGATTTGCCAATGAAGAGTTAAAACCACTCCTGTTCCTATCCATAGGATAAGTAATAATATTTATATGCTCTTGAACAGACACCAAGAAGAGAGGCGATTTATTGAAGTCTAAATTCAAGTTTTTAGAAAAGAAGATGGGAGATTTAAAAAATAAAATAAAGTGCCATCCTCACCATCAGCTTATTTTAGGAATAGTAACATTTTTTTGCCTCTTTCTAGTTATGGTACCCATCTACAATGTTTATTCTGCTGAGGAATCAACAAAACAACCAGCAGTCCAAGAAATGTTGGGAAATGAATCCTACGGATCAGTGCTGAAAGAAGGACCCTATGGTAACTCCAGTTCACCAGTGAAGGTGGCTTATATTGTGGGGCAACATCCCCGGGAGTATGAGGCCCATAAAGCTGTGGCTGAAAATGTTAAAGAAAAATCAGGTTCCTTGAAATACTGTTACTATCTTTATTACATTAATGTAACTCATTTTGCCTCTGATTTTTCAAAAGGAAGAATGAACGGG
This DNA window, taken from Methanobacterium subterraneum, encodes the following:
- the truD gene encoding tRNA pseudouridine(13) synthase TruD; translation: MLNAETYLTPQKGIGGQIRTKNEDFYVEEIPESNPSGEGPNTWLWIEKNSRTTLDVLLDIARELKINRKQMGFAGMKDKKAVTRQWICVSNKTPEELQGLGEKLHNVKIIDIIPNQKKLRMGQLVGNKFRLMVRDVEDPGAAAQEAQEILNQLKERGVPNYYGYQRFGKDRPNTHLVGKALIMGGVKEAVDRYIGHPYDTEPKHIQEARRFYDEGELEESLESMPSGMRYEKMMLRALIKEMKKRGELTEKSYILALRSIPKPLSRMLVHAYQSYLFNRAVSERTKLGIDQYVKGDILIDNEEHLIHEFSEEEIDNEIKNFQAHPSSPLYGSKVPLAGGKLGEMEQKILDGEKLKLEDFTVPQMPKLGSHGIRRAMRFKIWDVSAESTDEGVLVSFSIPKGCYATAVLREVMKVDVY
- the hisF gene encoding imidazole glycerol phosphate synthase subunit HisF, with product MSTVKIMPCLDMKDGRVVKGVHFVDLKDAGDPAENAALYQEEGADELAMLDIAATLENRKTRLEWVEKVSGVIDMPLTVGGGISSLEDIDLTLKAGADKVSMNSAAVQNPEMVKEAALEYGKERITVAVDGCRNSAMTSGFEVVVAGGTKTTGIDAVSWATQCQELGAGVILPTSMDGDGTQDGYDLEFTKAISDAVYLPVIASGGAGKLSDFKDAVLNGGASILLAASVFHYRLLSVGEVKEYLNENGINVYL